The Nocardioides sp. S5 genome includes a window with the following:
- the infA gene encoding translation initiation factor IF-1 yields MPKKEGVIEIEGTITEALPNAMFRVELANGHKVLAHISGKMRQHYIRILPEDRVVVELSPYDLTRGRIVYRYK; encoded by the coding sequence ATGCCGAAGAAAGAAGGCGTGATCGAGATCGAGGGCACCATCACGGAGGCCCTTCCCAATGCCATGTTCCGCGTGGAGCTGGCCAACGGGCACAAGGTGCTCGCCCACATCAGCGGCAAGATGCGCCAGCACTACATCCGGATCCTCCCCGAGGACCGCGTGGTGGTGGAGCTCTCGCCGTACGACCTCACCCGGGGTCGGATCGTCTACCGCTACAAGTGA
- the rpmJ gene encoding 50S ribosomal protein L36, whose translation MKVNPSVKPICDKCKVIRRHGRVMVICENPRHKQRQG comes from the coding sequence ATGAAGGTCAACCCCAGCGTCAAGCCCATCTGTGACAAGTGCAAGGTCATCCGCCGTCACGGCCGGGTCATGGTCATCTGCGAGAACCCGCGCCACAAGCAGCGGCAGGGCTGA
- the rpsM gene encoding 30S ribosomal protein S13 → MARLVGVDLPRDKRIEIALTYIYGIGRTRAQQLLAATGVDPNARVHTLGDEELVKLRDEIEANFKIEGDLRREVQADIRRKIEIGSYQGRRHRMGLPVRGQRTKTNARTRKGPKRTVAGKKKAK, encoded by the coding sequence ATGGCACGCCTCGTTGGTGTTGACCTCCCGCGCGACAAGCGCATCGAGATCGCACTCACCTACATCTACGGCATCGGCCGTACCCGCGCCCAGCAGCTCCTGGCCGCCACCGGCGTCGACCCGAACGCCCGGGTCCACACGCTCGGTGACGAGGAGCTGGTCAAGCTTCGCGACGAGATCGAAGCCAACTTCAAGATCGAGGGTGACCTCCGACGTGAGGTCCAGGCGGACATCCGCCGCAAGATCGAGATCGGCAGCTACCAGGGTCGCCGCCACCGCATGGGCCTCCCGGTCCGCGGTCAGCGCACCAAGACCAACGCGCGCACCCGCAAGGGCCCGAAGCGCACCGTCGCCGGCAAGAAGAAGGCGAAGTGA
- the rpsK gene encoding 30S ribosomal protein S11, with protein MPPKSRATKVRRKEKKNVAQGEAHIKSTFNNTIVTITDPTGAVISWASAGTVGFKGSRKSTPFAAQMAAEAAGRRAMDHGMKKIDVFVKGPGSGRETAIRSLGAIGLEVGTIQDVTPTPHNGCRPPKRRRV; from the coding sequence ATGCCTCCCAAGAGCCGCGCGACCAAGGTCCGCCGCAAGGAGAAGAAGAACGTCGCCCAGGGCGAAGCCCACATCAAGAGCACGTTCAACAACACCATCGTCACCATCACGGACCCCACCGGCGCCGTGATCTCGTGGGCCTCTGCCGGCACCGTCGGCTTCAAGGGCTCGCGCAAGTCCACCCCCTTCGCCGCGCAGATGGCTGCGGAGGCCGCCGGCCGCCGCGCCATGGACCACGGCATGAAGAAGATCGACGTCTTCGTCAAGGGTCCGGGGTCGGGCCGCGAGACCGCGATCCGTTCGCTGGGTGCCATCGGCCTCGAGGTCGGCACCATCCAGGACGTCACGCCCACCCCCCACAACGGATGCCGGCCGCCCAAGCGCCGCCGCGTCTGA